In Anas platyrhynchos isolate ZD024472 breed Pekin duck chromosome 7, IASCAAS_PekinDuck_T2T, whole genome shotgun sequence, one genomic interval encodes:
- the LOC106017805 gene encoding baculoviral IAP repeat-containing protein 5.1, producing MEMLLQELASSSKLLRDFKEMYEYENRLKTFSNWPFVKNCKCTPENMAKAGFVHCPNANEPDVVKCFFCLIELKGWKPNDDPWEEHTKSHSCGFLSLSKNFDDLTVEEYYVLEMTRLRTFLCKTGRSIIISFEDEVAATRKRLVDIFSKHQYTPEPPVLLHADPTSQTSESSYYQSKKTSKRSEV from the exons ATGGAGATGTTATTGCAAGAGCTTGCTTCCTCCTCTAAGCTTTTGAGGGACTTTAAAGAGATGTATGAGTATGAGAACCGTTTAAAAACCTTTTCAAATTGGCCTTTTGTGAAGAACTGCAAGTGCACTCCAGAGAAT ATGGCAAAGGCGGGCTTTGTACACTGTCCAAATGCAAATGAACCAGATGTGGTGAAATGCTTCTTTTGCCTGATAGAACTAAAGGGCTGGAAACCAAATGATGACCCATG GGAGGAACACACAAAAAGTCACAGCTGTGGCTTTTTATCTCTTAGTAAGAACTTTGATGACCTGACAGTGGAGGAATACTATGTGTTGGAGATGACACGGCTAAGAACCTTCCTT TGCAAGACTGGCAGAAGCATAATAATCTCTTTTGAAGATGAAGTCGCCGCAACTAGGAAGCGTCTCGTAGACATCTTTTCCAAACATCAATACACACCAGAGCCGCCAGTGCTTCTGCATGCTGATCCAACTTCCCAAACTTCTGAAAGTTCATACTACCAGTCCAAAAAAACTTCCAAGAGAAGTGAAGTGTGA